A genomic region of Trifolium pratense cultivar HEN17-A07 linkage group LG3, ARS_RC_1.1, whole genome shotgun sequence contains the following coding sequences:
- the LOC123916818 gene encoding DNA-directed RNA polymerase III subunit RPC8-like isoform X3 → MFYLSKIEHKLTLPPYLLALPIREAILSELERLFLDKVIAKLGLCISVYDIISIKGGSVFPGDGAPTYLAVFNLIMFRPFTGDIITAKLIRSDANGLRLSLGFFDDIYIPKHHMPDPSHYVSTTSTSKTGTWYWDYGEESFAIGDSEEIKFAV, encoded by the exons ATGTTCTATCTCAGTAAGATCGAGCATAAATTGACCCTGCCTCCTTATCTTCTTGCCCTTCCCATTCGAGAAGCCATACTCTCGGAGCTTGAAAGGCTTTTCTTGGATAAG GTTATTGCAAAATTGGGCCTTTGCATATCTGTTTATGATATCATATCCATTAAAGGAGGGTCCGTCTTCCCCGGTGATGGTGCTCCAACCTACCTG GCGGTATTTAATTTGATTATGTTTCGTCCATTTACGGGGGATATTATTACTGCAAAACTAATTAGATCTGATGCTAATGGCTTACGCT TATCCCTTGGATTCTTTGATGACATTTATATTCCTAAACATCACATGCCCGACCCAAGCCACTATGTATCAACAACTAG TACCAGTAAAACAGGCACATGGTATTGGGATTACGGCGAAGAATCATTTGCTATTGGTGATTCTGAAGAG ATCAAATTCGCAGTTTAA
- the LOC123916818 gene encoding DNA-directed RNA polymerase III subunit RPC8-like isoform X2 — MFYLSKIEHKLTLPPYLLTLPIREAILSELERLFLDKVIAKLGLCISVYDIISIKGGSVFPGDGAPTYLAVFNLIMFRPFTGDIITAKLIRSDANGLRLSLGFFDDIYIPKHHMPDPSHYVSTTSTSKTGTWYWDYGEESFAIGDSEEIKFAV, encoded by the exons ATGTTCTATCTCAGTAAGATCGAGCATAAATTGACCCTGCCTCCTTATCTTCTTACCCTTCCCATTCGAGAAGCCATACTCTCGGAGCTTGAAAGGCTTTTCTTGGATAAG GTTATTGCAAAATTGGGCCTTTGCATATCTGTTTATGATATCATATCCATTAAAGGAGGGTCCGTCTTCCCCGGTGATGGTGCTCCAACCTACCTG GCGGTATTTAATTTGATTATGTTTCGTCCATTTACGGGGGATATTATTACTGCAAAACTAATTAGATCTGATGCTAATGGCTTACGCT TATCCCTTGGATTCTTTGATGACATTTATATTCCTAAACATCACATGCCCGACCCAAGCCACTATGTATCAACAACTAG TACCAGTAAAACAGGCACATGGTATTGGGATTACGGCGAAGAATCATTTGCTATTGGTGATTCTGAAGAG ATCAAATTCGCAGTTTAA
- the LOC123916818 gene encoding DNA-directed RNA polymerase III subunit RPC8-like isoform X1 codes for MFYLSKIEHKLTLPPYLLTLPIREAILSELERLFLDKVIAKLGLCISVYDIISIKGGSVFPGDGAPTYLAVFNLIMFRPFTGDIITAKLIRSDANGLRLSLGFFDDIYIPKHHMPDPSHYVSTTSTSKTGTWYWDYGEESFAIGDSEEVRLLFLLSQLYAWTIKLK; via the exons ATGTTCTATCTCAGTAAGATCGAGCATAAATTGACCCTGCCTCCTTATCTTCTTACCCTTCCCATTCGAGAAGCCATACTCTCGGAGCTTGAAAGGCTTTTCTTGGATAAG GTTATTGCAAAATTGGGCCTTTGCATATCTGTTTATGATATCATATCCATTAAAGGAGGGTCCGTCTTCCCCGGTGATGGTGCTCCAACCTACCTG GCGGTATTTAATTTGATTATGTTTCGTCCATTTACGGGGGATATTATTACTGCAAAACTAATTAGATCTGATGCTAATGGCTTACGCT TATCCCTTGGATTCTTTGATGACATTTATATTCCTAAACATCACATGCCCGACCCAAGCCACTATGTATCAACAACTAG TACCAGTAAAACAGGCACATGGTATTGGGATTACGGCGAAGAATCATTTGCTATTGGTGATTCTGAAGAGGTTAgactcctttttcttttatctcaaCTGTATGCTTGGACAATAAAGCTGAAATGA
- the LOC123916820 gene encoding serpin-ZX-like — protein sequence MDFCEAVGNYQTDVSLNLTSHLFTNPEFQNNNIVFSPLSLFTILSIMAVGSEGPTQQQLLTFLKANSTDHLNSFSSHLISSTLSDASRFGGPHLSFVNGVWVEQSLSLQPSFKKSVTTDYKADLAYVDFKTKAGKVIEELNLWGKKKTNGLIETMVPRGAVDSTTKLIFANALYFKGTWDEKFDALETKEYDFHIHDDNSVKVPFITSTKDQFISVFDGFKVLGLPYKQDKDKRRFSMYFFLPDTKDGLPLLIKKLASESKFLESKLPNKKVEVGDFRIPKFKISFELETSNVLKELGVDLPFYPGSVTKMVDSPMDKDLYVSKIFHKSFIEVKEEGTEAAATTVGTMAGSSWGGFTPPQIDFVADHPFLFLIREDFSEQILFIGQVFNPLDG from the exons atggaTTTTTGTGAAGCAGTCGGTAATTACCAAACCGATGTTTCACTCAACTTGACATCACATTTATTTACAAATCCAGAATTTCAGAATAACAACATAGTATTCTCACCCCTGTCACTCTTCACCATACTCagcatcatggctgtcggatccgAGGGACCAACACAACAACAGCTTCTCACATTCCTCAAAGCCAACTCAACTGATCATCTCAATTCCTTTTCCTCTCATCTTATTTCTTCTACACTCTCGGATGCATCTCGCTTTGGCGGACCTCACCTTTCTTTTGTTAATGGTGTGTGGGTTGAACAATCTCTTTCTCTTCAACCTTCATTCAAAAAATCTGTCACTACAGATTATAAGGCTGATTTGGCTTACGTTGATTTCAAAACCAAG GCTGGTAAAGTGATTGAAGAACTAAATTTGTGGGGGAAAAAGAAGACAAATGGTCTTATTGAAACTATGGTTCCACGTGGAGCAGTAGATAGCACAACCAAACTCATCTTTGCAAATGCATTGTACTTCAAAGGAACATGGGATGAGAAGTTTGATGCTTTGGAAACGAAAGAATATGATTTTCATATTCACGATGACAACTCAGTTAAGGTTCCCTTCATAACTAGCACGAAAGATCAGTTTATTAGTGTTTTCGATGGTTTCAAAGTTCTTGGCCTTCCTTATAAACAAGACAAAGATAAACGTCGATTTTCTATGTATTTTTTCCTTCCTGATACAAAGGATGGTCTCCCACTTTTGATTAAGAAGTTGGCTTCTGAATCTAAGTTCCTAGAAAGCAAGCTTCCTAATAAAAAAGTGGAAGTAGGTGACTTCAGGATTCccaaatttaaaatatcatttgAGCTTGAAACTTCAAATGTGTTGAAGGAACTAGGAGTGGATCTACCTTTCTACCCTGGAAGTGTAACAAAAATGGTGGACTCTCCTATGGATAAAGACCTTTATGTTTCTAAAATATTTCACAAGTCTTTCATTGAAGTAAAAGAAGAAGGCACTGAAGCTGCCGCAACAACAGTTGGTACAATGGCTGGGTCTTCGTGGGGTGGTTTCACTCCGCCTCAGATAGACTTTGTTGCTGATCATCCTTTTTTGTTTCTCATAAGGGAAGATTTTTCTGAACAAATACTCTTTATTGGGCAAGTGTTCAATCCTCTTGATGGGTAA
- the LOC123916377 gene encoding serpin-ZX-like → MDFYQPVGYQTDVSLNITAHLFTKPEFQNQNIVFSPLSLFTVLSIIAVGSEGPAKQQLLSFLQANSTDHLNSFSSQLISSTLSDASRFGGPSLSFVNGLWVERSLSLQPSFKKTLTTYYKANLASADFLTKAGEVIEEVNLWGNKKTNGLIKTMVPRGSVNDETKLIFANALYFKGTWDEKFDAWKTKDYDFHIYNGNSVKVPFITSTKDQFISVFDGFKVLGLPYKQGNGLISGFDTFRKLLSLPYKQDKDKRQFSMYFFLPDTKDGLPLLIKKLASESKFLDDKFPNKKVEVGHFRIPKFKISFELETSDVLKELGVDLPFYPGSLTKMVDSHMDKHLSVSKIFHKSFIEVKEEGTEAAAITFGVVSNGCSLKAFIPPQTDFVADHPFLFLIREDFSEKILFIGQVFNPLDG, encoded by the exons atgGATTTTTATCAACCAGTCGGTTACCAAACCGATGTTTCCCTCAACATTACAGCACATTTGTTTACAAAGCCAGAATTTCAGAACCAGAACATCGTATTCTCACCACTCTCGCTTTTCACCGTACTCAGTATCATCGCTGTCGGATCTGAGGGACCAGCAAAACAACAGCTTCTCTCCTTTCTCCAAGCCAACTCAACTGATCATCTCAATTCCTTTTCCTCTCAACTTATTTCTTCTACGCTGTCGGATGCTTCTCGCTTTGGCGGGCCTAGCCTTTCTTTTGTCAATGGTCTGTGGGTTGAACGATCCCTTTCTCTTCAACCTTCATTCAAAAAAACTCTCACCACATATTATAAGGCCAATTTGGCTTCCGCTGATTTCCTAACTAAG GCTGGTGAAGTGATTGAAGAAGTAAATTTGTGGGGAAATAAAAAGACAAATGGTCTTATTAAAACTATGGTTCCGCGTGGATCAGTAAATGACGAAACCAAACTCATCTTTGCAAATGCATTGTACTTCAAAGGAACATGGGATGAGAAGTTTGATGCTTGGAAAACAAAAGATTATGATTTTCATATTTACAATGGCAACTCAGTCAAGGTTCCCTTCATAACTAGCACAAAAGATCAATTTATTAGTGTTTTTGATGGTTTCAAAGTTCTTGGTCTTCCTTATAAACAAGGCAATGGGTTAATTAGTGGTTTTGATACTTTCAGAAAACTTCTTAGCCTTCCTTACAAACAAGACAAAGATAAACGTCAATTTTCTATGTATTTTTTCCTTCCTGATACAAAAGATGGTCTCCCACTTTTGATTAAGAAGTTGGCTTCTGAATCTAAGTTCCTAGATGACAAGTTTCCTAATAAAAAAGTGGAAGTAGGTCACTTCAGGATTcccaaattcaaaatttcatttGAGCTTGAAACTTCAGATGTGCTGAAGGAACTGGGAGTGGATCTACCTTTCTACCCTGGAAGTTTGACAAAAATGGTGGACTCTCATATGGATAAACATCTTTCTGTTTCTAAAATATTTCACAAGTCTTTCATTGAAGTAAAAGAAGAAGGTACTGAAGCTGCTGCAATAACTTTTGGTGtagtatcaaatggatgttcgTTGAAGGCTTTCATTCCGCCTCAGACAGACTTTGTAGCTGACCATCCTTTTTTGTTTCTCATAAGGGAAGATTTTTCTGAAAAAATACTCTTTATCGGGCAAGTGTTCAATCCTCTTGATGGGTAA